AGTTCATTGATAGTGGCGCTCTGGAGCGAAGATGCTGTCGGGCAGCGCAATGCCGAAGCCTTTGAGCCGGTCGGCGAACTTGGGCCTGACGCCCGAGGCATGGAAATACCCCTGGACTTCGCCGCTGGCACCGACGCCGGTCTGGGTGAAGGCAAAGATCTCCTGCATGGTGACCACATCGCCTTCCATGCCGGTGATCTCCTGGATGCTGGTGATCTTGCGCTTGCCGTCGGTAAGCCGCAGCACCTGCACGATCACCGTGATGGCCGAGGCAATCTGCTGGCGAGCGGCCTGGTGCGGCAGATTGAGGCCAGCCATGCCGACCATGTTCTCCAGGCGTGCCAGCGAGTCACGCGGAGTGTTGGCGTGGATGGTCGTCAGCGATCCTTCGTGGCCGGTATTCATGGCCTGGAGCATGTCCACGGCCTCGGCGCCGCGGACTTCGCCGATGATGATGCGGTCAGGGCGCATGCGCAGTGCGTTGCGCACCAGCGAGCGCTGCGTGATTTCACCGCGGCCTTCTATATTGGGTGGACGCGTTTCCATGCGCACCACATGCGGCTGCTGCAGCTGCAGCTCGGCCGCATCCTCGATGGTGACCACGCGTTCCACGGCGGGAATGTAGCCCGAAAGAATATTGAGCAGCGTTGTCTTGCCGGCGCCCGTGCCCCCGGAGATGATCATGTTCACCTTGGCCTTGGCCAAGGCTTCCAGAGTCAGTGCCATGCCCGGTGTCAGGCTCTTGAGGTCCTGGATCAGGTTCTCCATGCGCAGCGGGATGCGAGCAAAGCGGCGGATCGACATCATGGGACCATCGAGCGCCACGGGCGGGATGACGGCGTTGACGCGCGATCCGTCGGGCAGGCGGGCATCGACCATGGGACTGGACTCATCGATGCGCCGGCCGATGCGCGAGACGATCTTGTCGATGATGCGCAGCAGATGCTTGTCGTCCGCGAAGACCACGGGCGTGAGTTCCAGGCGACCGAGGCGCTCCACATAGATCTGATCGTGGCGGTTGACCAGGATGTCGGAAACCGCAGGGTCGGTCATGAGCAGCTCGAGAGGGCCGAAACCCAGCATCTCGTGCTGGATGTCGCGGATCAGCAGCCTTCTTTCCAGATCGTTGACGACTGCGGCATCTTCCTCCAGCAGGCGTTCGGTCATGCCGGCGATTTCCTGCTGCAGCGTCTGCGTGGGCAGCGACTCCAGCGCAGCCAGATCGAAGCGCTCCAGCATCTTGCCATGAATGCGCGTTCGCAGCGCCAGATAGGCCGGTGAGTGCCCATAGTGCGGTGCAGGGGGCGCAGAGGCAGGCGCTTGCGGCGCGGCGACCTCGGGCGTGTCCGCCGCTTCGGGAACAACCTGCAGCGCCGGCTTGGACGCGCGTGTCGCTGACGTGGCCAGGAAATCTCTGAGTGACATGATGCTCTCCTTGTGCACTAGGGGATGGCTTATGCCCGGCGGAAGATCCGGTTCAAAAAGCCGTTGCTGTCTTCCCGGGCCTGGGGCGCCAGTGCATCGGCCCAGGCGCCCAGTTCGCGGACCACGGCACTGTTGCGACTGGACTCGGCCAGCGGCACGCCCGCATTGATGGTCGCCTGCACCTCCTGTGCGGCGTCTGGAATGCTGCGCCATTGCTGCTCCAGGCCCAGTGCCTTGCGCACTTCGGGCAGGCCGATCTCGCTGCGTCGGTCGACCCGGTTCAGTACCGGATGCAGGCGGCTTTCGGGATAGCCCAGCTCGCGGAACATATGCAGCAGCTTCTGCGCATTGCGCACGGCCGGCACATTGGGCAGGAGCACGGGCACGATGAGCTGGGCCCTGTCGAGCACACGCAGAGCCAGCGGATCGAGCACGCGTCCCATGTCGATCAGCACAAAGTCATAGTGCGCGGCGGCAAGCTGCAGGATGGCATCCACATGCAGCGGCTCCACCTCCATGGCATGCATGGCGTTTTCGGGAGCCGCCAGCACATGCAGCTGAGCGGTGATCTTGACGGTGCTGGCCGTGAGAAAGGACGCATCGAGTCGATGGATGTCACGGGCCACATCTGCCAGGGTCGAGGCGGGCTTGGCTTCATGCAGATAGGCCAGGGTGTCGCCAAACTGCAGATTCAGGTCGATCAGCAAGACCGAGTGCTTACGGGCCAGCATCCAGCCCAGATTGGTGCTCAGGAAGGTCGCTCCGCTGCCGCCCTTGCAGGGCAGCAAGGCCATGATCTGCCCTTGATGGCGGTCAGCCGTGTGATGCTGCCGCTTGGCGGCGATGCGGTGCACGGCATCCAACAGCGCCTGATGTGGAGCCGGTGAGGTCAGCACTTCGCGAACGCCGGCGCGCATGGACTGCAGCAGAAACTCGGGGGTCTGCTGGGCACACAGCAAGATGACGCAGATGTGCGGCTGATGCGTGGTCACATGCTCCACCGGCGCCAGGTCGGCCGGCTCGCAGCACATGCCGTCCACGATCATCAGATCGGGCCGGTGCTGCTCGGCAATCGAAGGCATGCGTGTCTTGCCGCCTTCGAAGGTCTGAACCTGGTGCGATTGCTCCTGCAGCACGCGGGCCATCTCCTGAAGATGGGTGGTGTTGGGAGAGATGATGGCGATTTTCATGATGTAGGCACCCCTGGTTAGCTTGAGCAGGCCGTGCTGCTGTTGATGTCCTGGCGCATGACTTCCCGGGGCAGCGTGCTCGAGAAGCCGGGCATGGGGATGGCCGTTTGCAGGCCCTGACCCACGATGGGTGAAATCCACTGAAATTTCAGTCCCGTGATCGCCACGGTCACACTTTGGCAGCTTGCCGCAGTGCAGCCGGAAGGGGCCCAGCTGACATTGACGGTGCTCACCTGGGGAAGCAGGGCCTGCATGCGCGCAAGCACCTTGGCCTGCTGGGCGGTGTCGTCGCAGACTGCGGCATAGCGTGCCCCTGCGCGCGCGGCTTCGTTGGCCGCCACCCAGGTGAACAGCATGCGGCTGAAATCCACGATGCCGAACAGAAACATCAGGAAGACCAGCAGCGCCAGGGCAAACTCGACGATGGTTGCTCCGCGCTCGGAGCGGGAGTGACGTGGCGTTTTCATGTCTGTGTCCTCATCGTGGCGGCGATATTGCTCAGCGTCAGGCCGCCGTTGGCATCGCCCAGTCGCAGGCCGAAGACGCTGGCGGTCATGGAGCGGAAGCGGTAGCCGGTGACGGTCACGGTGACGGTGTTGATCAGCGGATAGCTTCCGCTGGTCTGCCAGGAGCAGCTCACGGCTGCGGTGTTCAGACCGGGGGCCAGAGGGGTGCTGCCTGCCGTGGTCTGGCCGTACACGACCAGATTCTGGGCCTGGCTGCAGCCGGTGTTGGGCAGCTGCACCGAGAGATAGCGCACCGCATCGCGCACTGACTTGGCGACCGTGTTGTATTCGTAGAGCGCACGGCCGAATTCGGCGACCAGCATGCTCAGCAGCAGCAGAAAGGGCAGGATCAGAGCCAGTTCCACCAGCTCCACTCCGCGTTGCCTATGGTGCTTGGGCATGGTGTTCACCTCACGAGGACGGGAACCAGCGGGCCGGCCGAGCCGCCCGCGAGTCCGCTGGTGGTGCAGGGGCTGCCAGTGGCGCTGGCATTGCCCAGGTATTCGAGCTTGACGTCATCGACCGGAATCTTCATGGGCTCGAGCATGAGCATGCAGGCGAAATCGACCACCTTGCGGCTGGTGTTGACGATGGGCACCGTCACGATGCGGCGGTCCGCGCCATAGGCCTTGTGCTGGGCCGAGGTGGCGACCGAGGAAAAGCCGCCACCCTGCTGTCCGCACTGCGACGGGTTGTTGCCGCAGGGCGTGAACGCCAGGCGCTGGGCGAGAAAATTGGGTGTGCTGCCCGAGCTGCCGTTGTAGGCGCTGCGACCGGCGCTCCAGGTGCTGGTGTCGTAGATATAGCCGGTGTAGTCGGGCCGGCCCACGCTGGGTCCGCTGGAGTTCTTGTAGATGCCGAACCGGTAGTTCCAGATTTCGACGATGGAAGCCTGAACGCCGGGCGTGCCCAGGGTGTCGCCCAGCTTGCTGCCGCAATGGCCGTTGAGCTCGTCTGCGGTCTCGGAGGCGCTATTGGATCCGTCCAGATTGGCCCAGCCGAAGGTGCTGCCCCCGTTGGACTTGGCCAGCAGGGTGAGCCAGTCTCCCACTGTGTAGCCATAGTCGGGCCTGGTTGCTCCAGGCGTTTTGGCCTGCAGTGCCACGGGAATCGGGCAGGCGCTTTGCGCGCTGGCCCGCGTGGCCACTGCATAGGCGCCCACATTGCCGGTGGCCGGAAAGCTGGCGCTGTTGCCGGAAAAGGCCCCCAGGGCCTTCAGCAGCCACATGCCGATATTGGATTGGGTGTGCGTGCACTGCGAATAGACGGCAGCAGTCGCGCTGGTGGTGCTCAGGTAGCTGGCGTCGCGAAAGCTGATATCGGCGGCGGTGATCTGGCCCTGACCGCTCCAGTTGGCCGACTGCAGGTTCACTCCGTTGAGATTGCCGGCAGCAGCACCGGCGCTCACGGCGCGGCTGATGGCATCCGGCTGCTTGTTGAGTTCGCGCGCTGCGGCCAGCGCGCAGCTGTCAAGTGCCGTCTGCAGCTCTGTCCTGACGATGAACAGGCGCCCGAAATCCAGCGCGATGCCCATGAATCCCAGCAGCAGCAAAAGAGCCAGTGCTGCCGTGACGATGATGGCGCCATGCTGCTGATGCCGTGAATGGCGCCGGCTGCGGCTTCCGGCAGGCCGCACCAGGGTTGGGGCAAGAATGCGGGTGCTCATGATGGACTCTCATAGGGCGGCAGAACCGGTGAATGATTGCGGGTCAGAGGCGGTCGGCACGGCAGCAGGACTGCTGCGCCGACCCCTTTGACACGCTCCTAGGTGCAGGTGCCCGTCAGGCAGTTTGTGACCCGTGTGATGAAGTCAGCAAACTGGCCGCCGGCCAGGCTCTGAATTGCCAGTACCAGTGCGATGGACACCACGGCAATGATCAGCGCGTACTCGACGACCTGCGCACCTTCATCGTCCCTGAGCAAGTGCTTCAGACGCAGGCCTGATTGGGTGATGGAGTACATGGCGTTCTCCTGTAAAGGTGTATGTCCGGGACAGCCTGGAGCCGGCTCAAGAGCAGGTCGCGGTTGTCAGGCAGTTCGTGACGCGGGTGATGAAGGAGCTGAAGCCGCCACCGGAGGAGGTCAGAGCCTTGAGCGCGACGACCAGCGCGATGGAGACCACGGCAATGATCAGTGCGTACTCGACGACTTGCGCACCTTCATCGTCACGGGCAAAAGACAGCAGGGAATGGCCAAATTGTTGAGCGATATGGGACATGATGAACCTCAGAGTGTTGATGGATTGAAGACAGTTTCGAAAGGTCGGCGGCTGTGCCGAGGGCTGGCGTGCAAGGCCGGTGTGCGATCGGTGCTCCTTTCGGAATCAATTGGTTGGATGGTGAAAACCGGTGGCTGCTCAGGGCGTGCCGCCGCTGCTGCCGGAGTTGTTGCTGGTCAGCGAGCCGCCGATGTTGATGACGTTGACGG
This DNA window, taken from Comamonas testosteroni TK102, encodes the following:
- a CDS encoding CpaF family protein; the protein is MSLRDFLATSATRASKPALQVVPEAADTPEVAAPQAPASAPPAPHYGHSPAYLALRTRIHGKMLERFDLAALESLPTQTLQQEIAGMTERLLEEDAAVVNDLERRLLIRDIQHEMLGFGPLELLMTDPAVSDILVNRHDQIYVERLGRLELTPVVFADDKHLLRIIDKIVSRIGRRIDESSPMVDARLPDGSRVNAVIPPVALDGPMMSIRRFARIPLRMENLIQDLKSLTPGMALTLEALAKAKVNMIISGGTGAGKTTLLNILSGYIPAVERVVTIEDAAELQLQQPHVVRMETRPPNIEGRGEITQRSLVRNALRMRPDRIIIGEVRGAEAVDMLQAMNTGHEGSLTTIHANTPRDSLARLENMVGMAGLNLPHQAARQQIASAITVIVQVLRLTDGKRKITSIQEITGMEGDVVTMQEIFAFTQTGVGASGEVQGYFHASGVRPKFADRLKGFGIALPDSIFAPERHYQ
- a CDS encoding AAA family ATPase — encoded protein: MKIAIISPNTTHLQEMARVLQEQSHQVQTFEGGKTRMPSIAEQHRPDLMIVDGMCCEPADLAPVEHVTTHQPHICVILLCAQQTPEFLLQSMRAGVREVLTSPAPHQALLDAVHRIAAKRQHHTADRHQGQIMALLPCKGGSGATFLSTNLGWMLARKHSVLLIDLNLQFGDTLAYLHEAKPASTLADVARDIHRLDASFLTASTVKITAQLHVLAAPENAMHAMEVEPLHVDAILQLAAAHYDFVLIDMGRVLDPLALRVLDRAQLIVPVLLPNVPAVRNAQKLLHMFRELGYPESRLHPVLNRVDRRSEIGLPEVRKALGLEQQWRSIPDAAQEVQATINAGVPLAESSRNSAVVRELGAWADALAPQAREDSNGFLNRIFRRA
- a CDS encoding TadE/TadG family type IV pilus assembly protein, coding for MKTPRHSRSERGATIVEFALALLVFLMFLFGIVDFSRMLFTWVAANEAARAGARYAAVCDDTAQQAKVLARMQALLPQVSTVNVSWAPSGCTAASCQSVTVAITGLKFQWISPIVGQGLQTAIPMPGFSSTLPREVMRQDINSSTACSS
- a CDS encoding TadE/TadG family type IV pilus assembly protein is translated as MPKHHRQRGVELVELALILPFLLLLSMLVAEFGRALYEYNTVAKSVRDAVRYLSVQLPNTGCSQAQNLVVYGQTTAGSTPLAPGLNTAAVSCSWQTSGSYPLINTVTVTVTGYRFRSMTASVFGLRLGDANGGLTLSNIAATMRTQT
- a CDS encoding pilus assembly protein TadG-related protein gives rise to the protein MSTRILAPTLVRPAGSRSRRHSRHQQHGAIIVTAALALLLLLGFMGIALDFGRLFIVRTELQTALDSCALAAARELNKQPDAISRAVSAGAAAGNLNGVNLQSANWSGQGQITAADISFRDASYLSTTSATAAVYSQCTHTQSNIGMWLLKALGAFSGNSASFPATGNVGAYAVATRASAQSACPIPVALQAKTPGATRPDYGYTVGDWLTLLAKSNGGSTFGWANLDGSNSASETADELNGHCGSKLGDTLGTPGVQASIVEIWNYRFGIYKNSSGPSVGRPDYTGYIYDTSTWSAGRSAYNGSSGSTPNFLAQRLAFTPCGNNPSQCGQQGGGFSSVATSAQHKAYGADRRIVTVPIVNTSRKVVDFACMLMLEPMKIPVDDVKLEYLGNASATGSPCTTSGLAGGSAGPLVPVLVR
- a CDS encoding Flp family type IVb pilin, whose translation is MYSITQSGLRLKHLLRDDEGAQVVEYALIIAVVSIALVLAIQSLAGGQFADFITRVTNCLTGTCT
- a CDS encoding Flp family type IVb pilin, with product MSHIAQQFGHSLLSFARDDEGAQVVEYALIIAVVSIALVVALKALTSSGGGFSSFITRVTNCLTTATCS